Sequence from the Zeugodacus cucurbitae isolate PBARC_wt_2022May chromosome 2, idZeuCucr1.2, whole genome shotgun sequence genome:
tttttttctttttctcaaatttcttttaaatatatttgtgttttacataaaattacaattacaatttctttgtttgtatgtatgtatgttgaaaaaaattataattaatatgtatgcatgtgtaagaATGAACAagtttcatgtatgtatgtatgacattTGTAGATAGGTAATTAGGTTGTAGATTTGGTAGGTAGACGTGCGTATATGCCACACAACTAACTTATACACATAAACATAATAGtaattttaatagtaataataatattaatttaataatcattaaaatatttagaaacatGAAATGCGTAAAATTAGAAATACCTACAAAAGAGGCATGGTGGTTGCATTGATTGGTTGGTTCACATAAAAGTCAAATGTTTGCTTGTTGCTTGTATCCTTAGCTAAATAAAGTTACATTAGAAGTAGTACTACAAAGTAATGACATAGTTTACATGCAAATATCTAAATGATATTTTGCTTTATacgattgaatatttttttgtaggtGTTGtcgtgtttataaatatatataagtatatgtatgtatgtaaataaaaaaattgaattaaacagCAATGATAATCATAATGAATTGACCTTTTGTTGCTCTTAATATATTGTATGcgcatgtgtatgtacatattgatACAtagctaaatacatatatgtatatgctgttTTACACGCATTTAAAACCGCTGCATTtcgttttaatttatatttattgatgaaaaaatCGCATTTGTATGCGTGCAGTTCTGCAGTATacagtgtttgtatatatatatgtactatataggcGTCTAACATAATGTGTAGTTATAAACAAGCTCATTAGCTGAATGAATTCCATGAGTGTGGATAGTGGGAGAGTGGTGGTAGTGTGGATTGTgggagttgttgtttttttttttacattttgctttTTACAAATAACACAATTTTCGCTGCCTTCGCTACAGCTTCAGTACagcttaaaatacaaatttttacaaatttacttgtttacacaatttttcgtttttgtattttttttatttttccatttattttggcTTTGATCATTTCGATGCAAATCAATATGAGACacaaattacaatttcattttaattacaaaaatatgttacAGATACAGTTAGTAAGTGAATTAGGATTGGTAGatatacattacattacatacaATACATTACAGTTTAGTACATTGTGGGTACTTGTTGTTGTCCTTTGTTACAAAATAGtacatttacaaataatttttaacttcattgttatttaaatatctaaaaaattgcattaaaactaCTAGAAACATTAAAGaattattacataaaaatgtacatacacattttAGAGATATCCTATTGAGTAGTTGAACCAAAAGTTGTGAAGAGTCTGCGGTCTGTTGGTTaatgtgaaatgtgaaaaatcacCACAGCGCAattaaacacacacactaatacagatatttgcaataattaagtgtataaaaatatcattaaaaaaaattagaaaatatatacttatattaaagaaaattaaatacatgtttgtgtttaactttaaaaatatgaatcacACAGTGAATACGTGCCTTTATAGAATCATATGATTCGCTAAAGCAACATCTTTGCTAGATTCAGTATTcattttggatatatatataaaatattgtaaacttAAAATCTGTATTTATTTCATGTGCCACTGTTTGCAATGATTTTTTGTAACTTATTAATTTCGGAACGGCGCTTTCGCATTTCACTTATAACAGTAAATTAGCGCAGAAATTACATAATGCAGGTGTCATGCGTGATAATTGTTAAATGATTTTCGCAATGGATTACGCTAttggtaattaaaaaaaaaaaaaacaaataaaattaaaattaaaaataattatgattaaaaatattgaatttaactgAATTGCCGCTTAGgcatttgaatttattattttttttttattgaaaaatatgtttattttctatattttgctGTTATCTACACAAagcaaacttttttatataatttctgcACCTTATGCACCTTTCGTCTCTAAAAAGCTTGCTATCTGCCAGTTGTAGCTACTTGCCTAAATGTGTAACCATTTTATATActttgtgtgtatataattaAAGACTTCCGTTAAAATACAGCGTTTTGCTTGCTCGCTTGCTTGTTGGTCTACTTAAATGTGCTCAGCATTTATTTgctgttctttttttgtttttgtttttgtttaattttcaaagagattACGTTTTCTACAACTTTACTTCTTACTGTACATATTCAGCAAGTGTGTTTTCtgctttacatattttttacaggctacatatgtatgtaagtaaatactttattatttttatttcatattttgtatttatatatacgaattgtataaacatatgtatgcactacagttaaatatttaaattcttttacaaatactacatatgtatacgattttatttgcaatcctttatataaataaatacacactaTTATATACTCGTAATAATAACTATATGTTTAGTAGTAAGTATATTATTTATAGGTTTATAAAGTgaaaagtatgtttgtatgcatatttataagagagtcacatatgtatgtgtgtggtaaAATGTTAATGCATtaattttctttgcatttagtttaagtatttcatattttaagttttcatcatttttttatcttactaatttataaatgtgtgtTTAGTAGTTGCTTACTACAATATGAAATCTAATCAGACATGTTGTTGCTGCAAGTTATTTTCATCTTCATTTTATTCTGATTTTAACTTTTACGCTGCTCTACTTCCATTTCGTTCGCTTTTATAACTGGTAATACTCATTTCttggcaaaatatttgtattcggTTACCTCATTTACCGAATAAATTCAGATATAACATCTATGCTGTGTGAGGCAATTATTCGCCTACTTTTCAAAGTGCATCTCTGTAGGAATTTACGCAAATCATTTGCAACTTCGACTCATCGGACAAATTATGTCAGTACTATCGTCTGGAAATTCGGTTATTGtgcaatataaatgattttaagaaaataaaattttaatttttgctcattgaatatatataactaCTCTAAGGTGTGTCTTTTttgaacaaatacaaaaaaaaattcactactACAAAATTTCCGTTTTATGTATGTGAGCCAAGTAagcacaaaatacaaatattgccTGGTGAGTAAGCGTCAAAAGCGGATTCTTTTAACcactaaaaacattttttcgtcCCTCTGCAAGTTTGATGactctaaatatattttccatacaacacatgttgtttgtttttcaaCTGTCTTCAGccttaaatattaatttgctcAAACATTCGCTTGTTTTATGCAttgatgtttgtatattttgaattttttgcaattttgttgttcttttttttacaaatttttacattgaacattttattgtacatttacatacagatgttccattgagtacgcacatacaaatgtataaacgAATTAGTCGCCAACCACGAGCACTGTCTACCGCTGCTGTGATTCTGCAATTCTTCGTATGATAAATTTGACTTACACTGTTTACAATACAATACAGTTACAGTTTTGTGTTTCactttaaatcaatattttagcttttatattgtttttgtttgttacttctcaactatacattttatatatattccacGTTGCAtgtgtttttaattgaatattttgcttttacattcacatttttgtataatacatatttacttataggttggttttcaatacataaatttcattagttttataatttaaaaatcaacaCATAATTTTTACGAGTCACTTTTGAGGAGATGTGTCGAAAAAAGAGCTTCTTGAGTTATTTATATGGTTGTTTACAATGAAAATAACGCAAAcactctttattttttttacaaatattacagaacaaaaatttaattataaattggttttcaattcgaaaaaatttcaactGTCTTTCGCTTCTTTAGCAACATTCTCTTTTTTCGCTTACAATTACTGCAAAAGTTTACAATTTCTTCTTTGCAATACTATCAgcagaaacatatttttattattattataatacatGCATATAGACCCTCTATATGTGGGGTAAACTATGCTTGGTTTCTTCCTtttggctaaaaaaaaaaattcttgtttGCGTCTCGTATTAGCTGTTGCTTCAcactaaaaactaataatgtTACTCTTACATTTACAGTGCTTACTTACGTATTAtgtactttatatgtatgtatttatgtatattaacgAACGAATACAAATTACTAAATATGTTTGTAATCATTTACGCTCAACTGCGGCAAAATGATTACGATTTTGCGCACAAAATGGTTCCGAACGTTGCAGCGGACGAACGTATACGCATATTGTGTGTATGACGATGACGATTTTCTCTGTGAACTTTGAATGTCGAAACTCGTAACACACACGAGCCAAAGCGTAAATATAGTTTGTACAAGTTTTAGTTTTCGTGTCTGTTAATACTAAAGGGcgcatttacaaattatttatactttttatacaaattattaaaatttttacacaatattacattttttttttacaaaatattacatattttacaaataatttcaattcaatttaattttaatatggaaACGAACTTTCAACGTATTTAGAGAAATTATGTACTTTTGTCTCTTTTAACGAAGATGTTATTTACATGCAATGATTTGTTTTGTAGACTTTTATGTTTCCTGCCATAAAAGTGCTGCCATTGATTTTTTGAAGTCTGTTGTGAAAATTAATCGTAAAAAATTGAGAATACGGTTTTTTTACTTCAACTGCTATTGAAAAATCAACATGAGCGgttttctttagtaaacgctatAAATGAATttctcatttacatatgtatatatagagaaTTAAGACGaattcaatataatatatactagccgttaactacttttttttaacattgAAGTAACATTTAACATCAATAAGATCTTTAAAAAGTTACGAAATCAATGATATTGACCACTTGTTGTAAATTCATCTTAATTTTGtttccataaaaatttttgtatgaaatattctTTACACTACTattttttgttatgaaatttttacatgaatttttatgaacatttttacatgcatttttatacaatacatTCGAACTGCTCAGGAGAAATAACGCGCACAATATGCCTTCGAACATTTAAACTCTCGCTACTTCAACGAAGTACCCCAAATTGTGCGCAACAAGTCCTTAATGAGTTTAGTttggttattttaattaatttattatttatatatataaaagtcctTTGTTTCAAGCGCTGCTGGGAAATTATTTGTTCTTGCACAAAATGCTAGCGTTGCATGTGTTACTTTTGTTGCATTTCTTATGTGTTATGTGTTGGGTGTTTGTGTTTATGTGCTTGCATTTGCTTGCAGTTGCAAATGAACAGCTTCtaaaaaatctactttttttaaattttagctgAAACACTAGTAATAAATTAAAGCAACGTTTTTCACTCATACATGCGCTGTCACTAACTCTACTACGTTGGCTCTTTTATGCCAGCGAGCAGTGCATGCATTGCATTGCACTTGTGACATACACACTGTATGCAATGGGACGAAACGCTGCTAGAAATTACTTTTACAAATACATAGTAGACACTTTTCTTTTTAAACTAAACTGTTTTGCatgttattttttgtgtgtgtctTCTACAAAATTCTCAGCTTCCTTATATAGTGATttcttgtatatatttgttatgcCTTCTTTGTTTTGATTCAATTATGTGTGTGTTCTCTTATGTGATTACATTCTTTGTTTATCTCATAGCGATATCCATTTGAATGGATCTGGCATATAAGAAAGGATGTGGGCGCGTAAGCCTTAAACGAATGCGCTATTCAAGCgacaattttctttatattcattaaatgtttttttacaaaacttctACTTTCTCAGTTTTTCTTAAAACATTATTGAATGTCCATTAAtcatttgcaaaacaatttttctttgctttttcaCTCGAGTTTTAATTACTTCAAAGCGATTTTATTACCAACTCCGTAAGGATTTTGCTTACTGCCTTTGGATAGCGGTGTGCCCGCACCTTAAATCGAGTGCcgtttgtttatatgtttattttgttttcttttcgcaTCGCTTAGGACATAAAAATTCGAGATGTCTAAACAATCGTGTTTCTCTATGCAACTGAGATTCTTGTAATTAATCTTCCTGGCTCTTTTGCAAATTTCTTTTTTCCCCGTGTTGGTTTTTAACACGGAATACTATCTCatttcttttcaatatttttacacttAAATTATGTGCTTttttggaaaatctacaatCTAAATAAAATCGAGAAAAATACAGCATCTTAAACCTAAGTTACacattgaaattataataaatttctgctttatactatataatgcTGCTACTTACTActataaactaataaaattgtGTCCCTTCACTTCAGTATGACTCTCTATCATATTTGTTTCTTGCAAAAGCATACATTTAATTGCTTTATTTACACCATCACGCTCTTTACAACGCTACACCATTAGCGGTGGGTGGGCCAATGGGTCCCAGACCACTATTGACGGCGGTCACCACAGAGGTAGCACTGCTGCTGTTAGTCGAAACGGTGCATGACGATGCTGCTGGCGATGTCTGACCCACCGATGTGACATTAATGCCATTCTCTTGTATCATTATTGGTGTGCCGACTGTGAGACCGCTGGTCACACTGCATGTAGGCGTGGTAATAGTTAGGCCAGACGCGGTGCTGCAAGCCGATGTTGTTAAGGTGGCAATGCTGGTGGAGACGATTGTCGagcttgctgctgttgttgttattggattGGCTGTCTTCATGAAATACTTCTCCAGCTTGGCATTGATGTGCTTGCCATAAGTGTACTTGCGCAATGCAGCCATATGTGGGCGTATCTTATTCATGAGTTTCTTCAGTTGTGTCGGCTCCGAGACGTCGATCATTTTCTGTACCACATAGTTGGCATATTGATCCTTCATCATGACGTGCAAAGCACTAAAGGTAGcgaaagaaaagaaatatttagtatatgaaAGCATGAAGAGTATCAAATCACTTTGACAATATGACAAACCAAATTTGacgaaataattataatattaatacgaAACTTCGGCCCTTACTTGTCATTGAATGTGCAGACCTCATCGATGAGTCCAGTGCGCTCACCGCGTGTGGCATGTGTGACACACTTCTCCACCACATTCGAGGCGAATTTATGCTGTGACAATACCAAAACCTTGCCACGCACGCTGGCAATCAGTATTGACTTGTCTTCGGGCTTGCCGTGTTCTACAGAGATAAAGAAATGtgtatttagtataaaattcTAAACAATTTGAAAGCTGGAAACACCGCACTCACCCAATACATGTTGTATAACATAGTTGCCATATTGATCCTGTATGAGGTGCTCAGTGTGTTCATGCAATTCATCGAGTATAGGTTGCGTCTGCTCGGCGGTGCAATGTTCCAAAATGCGTTGTATGACCCGACAGCCATATGGGTGTGTGCTTAGCGTATATACCTGTCCCTTGAAGGCGTTTATTACGAACTGTAGCGCCGACGGATCAACGCATTCGATACACTTTTGAACCACATGATTGCCATTTTGGTCCttgacacacttcaatataTTGCCATCCAATTCGCGTACAATCTCTTGTTGCTGCTCTGGTGAGATGCTCTCCAGCGCTTTCTGTATGACACGACAACCATACATTTGCAAAGCCAGTTGCAAAACATGACCCTTCACCTGCATGCCCAAGGTATTCTTCTGCTCAGGTGTGCCGAATTCGAAGAACTTCTGTATGACATAGTTACCAAAAACATCGGTCATCAAGCTAAAGGCCGAACCCAAAATCTCGCTGAACACCAGCTGTTTCTCAGCAGCAGTGGCGCGTTCCAGTTTCTGCTGTATAAAGCGTGAGCCATGCTGATCCTGTGAGAACTCGACAATGTGATTGGCCAAATCGCGCAACTGCAAATTCGGATAGCGTTGATTACGGAAGTCCTCAAGTAGACGTGAACGTCCGGGTTGCGGAGCACCAGCcgcagcggcagcggcggcggctgcagcagcagctgctgcaGTTGCATTTAGGCCAACGGCAGCGGCTGCTGCATGACGTGTGgaagcagcggcggcggcagcagcagcagctgcagcagcacCACCGGGGATAGCCAATTTCGAGAAGAGTGAATTACTTGAACCGAACATATTACCGGCGGCAGCAGCGGCGGCTTGTGCTGCAGCAGCGGCTGGCGGTAGACCAACAGCACCAACTGCCATTTGCTGGCGATACTTGGTTTCAGCGCCAGGTGCACGATTTGTAACAAGACATGATTGCGGCGGTGGCGGTGTAATGGCTGTGCCAATCGGACTAGCCGAAGCTGTGGCACCCAAGGCACCATAACTGTTGGTGACAGCGCCAGGCCATTTACcgcgagcagcagcagcagcagcagcagcggcggcggcagcagctgcAGCGGCCTGtagtgtgctgctgctgctattgttgtaatCAACTGCCGAGGGACTGAAGGCGGATGTATTGCGATCAAATGAATCGCGGCGACCAGTCAATGAGTTGGTGTTCAAGGCGAGTCCTGCGTATATGAGAGAAGGAGAGAAATGGAGAGAACAATTTAATGGTTTGTTGATTGTAAATATTGTTATATAGAAGAAATAGTATAAACTTAGTGTAatattatatggtatatagtttatatatggCATATCCTTTGTTTATCACACATATCTGTATAAGTAGTTATTCTAAATGCAAATCGATTAGTTGGAATTGTAaagccaaaaattaattttacataaatacactTAATTGCCAAACCATTAGACCGGAAAGTCGATaactaataatatatttatttgaagggATTGTGCGTTTCGGCACGGATATTAAGTGACATGAGTGCTTTTGTGggttaattacaaattatatgtaaataattatgtgTTTGCTGCGGTCTCTCTCAAAGGACTGAATTAtgaatttgaatataataaagGGAGTGACTACATATGACCAGtgagttaaattaaatatatatatataatatatatattatattatataatacaacgGTATCATGATGAGTGTGAAAAACTACAACATCTATAGTGGCAAAGATTAATTTAGCAATTACTTCGCACTTAAAGTAGGAAAAAACGTAAAGCGTTTTAATTGACAGCTCAAGTGACGCAAAAATGTCAATGACAGACGTGTATTATTTTCTGGAAAGTGTGTTTCAGTAGTAAAAAGTAAGGAACTATCTTCATATTACGCAAAAGTAAAAGAGGAGAACATAGTACACGCATATATAACTGAATATGTATTCTTAGTGAAATTGTAGCGTGTCTTTAAATATGCAACGATGCATTTTATGACGGCAACTGACAAGAAGTCATCAAGTCTACACTCTATGGAGGGCGAAAACAGAGCCTCCAAAGCAGTAGAATGGAGTGTCATTGCACACAAATGAATGCGCACAATTTTAAAGGGAATTATTCATGCAATTTGCGATACGGGCAATTCCGGTAGCATCAGTCTAGCGAGAGGCTGATACTGAGACAACTCCAACGTGCATACAAGAGTAGTCAAAGAGACTAATGTCGCACAGTTTGTATACATGCATGTGTAAAGGTAAACGAGAGAAAGTGAAGGTTACCAACCGTGCTCAAAGTGGTGTATGTGTCACAACAATTAAAGGCAAGTGCGCAacggtatacatatgtaggtgtggGCATAGCAGGATTGTGCACTCAGAAGTATAGCAGCAGTAGTTGAGGGCAGGCAACAGGCTGCTCTGAGGATTCCAGGCTTACGTTCAAGCATAAGACGCACGTTCTGGGTTTAACATTGCATTGCTTGGGAGTTGCAATTGTTGCCTGCTGTTATGGCAATTGCCAATGCAACTCTGggtgtcattgttgttgctactgttgtgTACTTTGGTTGCAATGCATTTGACACGTGTTGGTAGTAGACTTATAGCAACTGCAATTgtgaattacaacaacaaagataaaGTGAAAATAGCATGTGAATGGAGAAAATAATTGAAGGAAATGCTGGTCCGTGTGATTCAAGATAAGATAGTTGTAACTGCAAAAATGAGTTCTCGCAGTAGATGAATGTGTTTTtcagttcaaaatatttgaagcatCCAGCATTTATTCACACAAGCTACACACTTAAACCGACAGGTTAATATTTTTCTCTTGATTTCGATAATATTGTCATGCTTGTATGTGCATTTGCTTATCTGTAACAAAATCTgtctcaaaacctattaatacaataaataaaactacaatGGTAgttcaaatacatattaaatatatattagtgaCTTGTAAAGAATTCTTCCACCACCCATTCTAAGTATAACTGAACAAGAATAATGACAAATTTTACAGGTATTATTGGAACTAATTCAAACATTACCTCTAACTGCAGGCTCAAAATGgtacaaaagttaaaaaaaagaagCTACGATCAACGGTAAATGCTATGAGCAACAATGTAAATGTGTAATTCTTGAACCGTTAACAttttttggcaattatatacaacatacaaaatacatatattaaaaaacacaGATACCAACCAACATTGAACGTAAACTGGCGTGAGACAATAACAAAAACGTGGCAGATATGATGTTGCCATGTCAAGGTTATACCGTTTAATACTGTTAAGTAGGTGTCACAATGACACCACtgctatttacacacacacacacaaccaattGCATCCTCGTCTATGCGAGGTGGGAATAGTAACTGGATGAGAGGGTTTCGCAGAATATTGCGCCATTACAATACAGTGACAAGAGCTCTGTAGGGATGCAAGCGCATACATATTAAGGAAAACACCTCTACACTGGCATCATCCATTATGAAAGCAAAGACAAACAAAGAGCCAAACAACACCCTTTTGGACAACAAGTCACAAGGCATTGTCAAAAAGCACTTTATACACAGTTAATAAccggcatacatatgtacaagtcgCACGAAGGTATGCTTAGTCTGTTGCCATCAAGGCGCATCTAGaggtttaaaaatgtatatatgttagtTAGTCAACCATTGTTTGCATTTCACTTACATAACTACGCATGTATAtaagtgcatatacatatgtatgaaaggaATATAGAGAAGTAGATTGCTTTGTTGAACACATTAATTTGCTGTGCATTGTCGCCGGTGTAACACTGGCAACCACCACTACAACATTTTAAAAGCGCTAGCTTGTGCGCATCAAAAAGTAAGTATAGCACGTGTTGTTTATCTTATAGTGGCATACAGGTATACCTTACGTATATTTACAGcattgtatttgttatttttgtaaaaagcaGCAATTACATTTGTTCATATACTTGGAAGAGACATGTGCTCGCAAACATGGCTCATTGTCAAGTGAATGCAGCACAGCGACATGCCAACGATGGGGTTGTGGATGGAAAATCGATGCAATATTGAAATGTCACGTATACGCCCCGTCCTACGTgttcgcgtgtgtgtgtgtgtgtgtgtgtgtgtgtgtgtgtgtgtgtgtgtgtgtctggtgTGGTGCTTGCAGGTGTATTCATGCTCGTTGCAACAACAAGTTGATTTAAATAATAGCCAACAACTGGGGACACCATAACAAAtgagttgcaacaacaacagcaacaacaacagtgaacgCTTAAAAGGGTTTATATTTGACACGATACTAAGTATACAAAAGCACACAATTGATGAGCCTTTTGTGTCGCATGTCCTTGTACTGTTTTGTGTATAccacatacatgtatgtgtatatacatacacacgtaaATATGTTTAGTATGGCACTTTAACTGTTTGTATTGTTTTAACTAACGCCTTTGTCAGCCTTTGTTAATCAATAGAGGTCGATTGTTGTTCTATTGCAATGCATTTGGTTCATTTAGTTGAATATTGAACAGAAACTTaacgaataatattttttttaacggcACAATTCAGTCATACTTGGTTtatgaattacattaagataatatttctgttgttgtagtatctttttatctttttttttttacaaatcttaTCTTTTCTCTAGTACAAATCGTTTATACTCGGCATATTATTAGTTGAATGACATTCAA
This genomic interval carries:
- the LOC105214146 gene encoding maternal protein pumilio isoform X16 — translated: MVVLETATALLGGPYAQGAPALKMVQKRYIGLHQWLGPLRGKELKETIVGDNQLFRSQNPGLAATNAAAAAAAAAAATSAAPPGAPNGTMQPQQMAQMAASQQFLAAQQNAAYAAQQAAPYVINPGQDAAPYMGLITAQMPQYYGVQWGMYPSNLIPQQGTQPRRPLTPSQQGAENQSYQVIPAFFDQSGSLVMGPRTGTPMRLVSPAPVLVPPGATRAGPPPPQGPPQLYPPQPQTAQQNLYSQQNGSSVGGLALNTNSLTGRRDSFDRNTSAFSPSAVDYNNSSSSTLQAAAAAAAAAAAAAAAARGKWPGAVTNSYGALGATASASPIGTAITPPPPQSCLVTNRAPGAETKYRQQMAVGAVGLPPAAAAAQAAAAAAGNMFGSSNSLFSKLAIPGGAAAAAAAAAAAASTRHAAAAAVGLNATAAAAAAAAAAAAAAGAPQPGRSRLLEDFRNQRYPNLQLRDLANHIVEFSQDQHGSRFIQQKLERATAAEKQLVFSEILGSAFSLMTDVFGNYVIQKFFEFGTPEQKNTLGMQVKGHVLQLALQMYGCRVIQKALESISPEQQQEIVRELDGNILKCVKDQNGNHVVQKCIECVDPSALQFVINAFKGQVYTLSTHPYGCRVIQRILEHCTAEQTQPILDELHEHTEHLIQDQYGNYVIQHVLEHGKPEDKSILIASVRGKVLVLSQHKFASNVVEKCVTHATRGERTGLIDEVCTFNDNALHVMMKDQYANYVVQKMIDVSEPTQLKKLMNKIRPHMAALRKYTYGKHINAKLEKYFMKTANPITTTAASSTIVSTSIATLTTSACSTASGLTITTPTCSVTSGLTVGTPIMIQENGINVTSVGQTSPAASSCTVSTNSSSATSVVTAVNSGLGPIGPPTANGVAL
- the LOC105214146 gene encoding maternal protein pumilio isoform X13, giving the protein MVVLETATALLGGPYAQGAPALKMVQKRYIGLHQWLGPLRGKELKETIVGDNVSDDVLTLALNQNQQLFRSQNPGLAATNAAAAAAAAAAATSAAPPGAPNGTMQPQQMAQMAASQQFLAAQQNAAYAAQQAAPYVINPGQDAAPYMGLITAQMPQYYGVQWGMYPSNLIPQQGTQPRRPLTPSQQGAENQSYQVIPAFFDQSGSLVMGPRTGTPMRLVSPAPVLVPPGATRAGPPPPQGPPQLYPPQPQTAQQNLYSQQNGSSVGGLALNTNSLTGRRDSFDRNTSAFSPSAVDYNNSSSSTLQAAAAAAAAAAAAAAAARGKWPGAVTNSYGALGATASASPIGTAITPPPPQSCLVTNRAPGAETKYRQQMAVGAVGLPPAAAAAQAAAAAAGNMFGSSNSLFSKLAIPGGAAAAAAAAAAAASTRHAAAAAVGLNATAAAAAAAAAAAAAAGAPQPGRSRLLEDFRNQRYPNLQLRDLANHIVEFSQDQHGSRFIQQKLERATAAEKQLVFSEILGSAFSLMTDVFGNYVIQKFFEFGTPEQKNTLGMQVKGHVLQLALQMYGCRVIQKALESISPEQQQEIVRELDGNILKCVKDQNGNHVVQKCIECVDPSALQFVINAFKGQVYTLSTHPYGCRVIQRILEHCTAEQTQPILDELHEHTEHLIQDQYGNYVIQHVLEHGKPEDKSILIASVRGKVLVLSQHKFASNVVEKCVTHATRGERTGLIDEVCTFNDNALHVMMKDQYANYVVQKMIDVSEPTQLKKLMNKIRPHMAALRKYTYGKHINAKLEKYFMKTANPITTTAASSTIVSTSIATLTTSACSTASGLTITTPTCSVTSGLTVGTPIMIQENGINVTSVGQTSPAASSCTVSTNSSSATSVVTAVNSGLGPIGPPTANGVAL
- the LOC105214146 gene encoding maternal protein pumilio isoform X17; its protein translation is MVVLETATALLGGPYAQGAPALKMVQKRYIGLHQWLGPLRGKELKETIQLFRSQNPGLAATNAAAAAAAAAAATSAAPPGAPNGTMQPQQMAQMAASQQFLAAQQNAAYAAQQAAPYVINPGQDAAPYMGLITAQMPQYYGVQWGMYPSNLIPQQGTQPRRPLTPSQQGAENQSYQVIPAFFDQSGSLVMGPRTGTPMRLVSPAPVLVPPGATRAGPPPPQGPPQLYPPQPQTAQQNLYSQQNGSSVGGLALNTNSLTGRRDSFDRNTSAFSPSAVDYNNSSSSTLQAAAAAAAAAAAAAAAARGKWPGAVTNSYGALGATASASPIGTAITPPPPQSCLVTNRAPGAETKYRQQMAVGAVGLPPAAAAAQAAAAAAGNMFGSSNSLFSKLAIPGGAAAAAAAAAAAASTRHAAAAAVGLNATAAAAAAAAAAAAAAGAPQPGRSRLLEDFRNQRYPNLQLRDLANHIVEFSQDQHGSRFIQQKLERATAAEKQLVFSEILGSAFSLMTDVFGNYVIQKFFEFGTPEQKNTLGMQVKGHVLQLALQMYGCRVIQKALESISPEQQQEIVRELDGNILKCVKDQNGNHVVQKCIECVDPSALQFVINAFKGQVYTLSTHPYGCRVIQRILEHCTAEQTQPILDELHEHTEHLIQDQYGNYVIQHVLEHGKPEDKSILIASVRGKVLVLSQHKFASNVVEKCVTHATRGERTGLIDEVCTFNDNALHVMMKDQYANYVVQKMIDVSEPTQLKKLMNKIRPHMAALRKYTYGKHINAKLEKYFMKTANPITTTAASSTIVSTSIATLTTSACSTASGLTITTPTCSVTSGLTVGTPIMIQENGINVTSVGQTSPAASSCTVSTNSSSATSVVTAVNSGLGPIGPPTANGVAL